The nucleotide sequence GGAAGCTGCCGGAGCCTTCGCCGTCGTGCTGGAGGCCGTGCCCGCCCGCCTCGCCCGCCTCGTCACCGAGCGGTTGCACGTCCCCACCATCGGCATCGGGGCAGGGGTGCACTGCCGGGGTCAGGTGCTCGTCTACCACGACCTCCTCGGCGTGTACGAGGGCGAGGAGAAGAAGATTTCCAAGCGCTACGCCGAACTGGGCCGGGAGGCGCGGGAGGCCATCGCCACCTACGCCGCCGAGGTGCGGGCGCGGCAGTTCCCGACGAGGGAGCAGAGCTTCGTGATGAAGGACGAGGTGCTGGGGAAGCTGTACTGAGGGGTGAGCCAGACAAAAAGAAGCGTTCGCCTGTGCACGGGCGAACGCTTTCTCTTGCCGATTGCCTGTGACCCTCAGTTCCAGCGCCCGCCCCGCTGCTGCCGGGTCTCGGGCTCGGGCGCCGCGTAGGTCTCCTCGGCGCGGCTGAGCTTCTTGCGGCCATAGAGGCCTTCGAGGATGAACTCGGCGGCGGCCACGCGCACGGCGTCGTCGTTGCTGCCCGCCACCGTGACGGCGAGGTCGGTCAGGCCGGGGACCTGACGGGTGGCCTTCATGGCGCCCGCAGCGTCCCCCGACTGCGGGAAGCGGAAGACGTTGCCGTCCTCGAACCACTTCTCCAGCTCGCGCGTGTCGGCGCTGCCGAGCTGGCGGGCGTACACGGCCCCGGCGGCCTTGCGGATCACGTCACGGGCCACCGTGTCGGCGCCCTTGAGTTCGCCCTCGTACTCCAGCTCCATCTTGCCGGTGATCGCCGGAAGCCCCGCGTACACGTCGCTGACGCGCACGACCGGGTGGTCGCCCTGGGTCAGGGAGCGGCGCTCGGCGTTGGCCGACGCGACCTCCATCAGGCTGATCGGGAGGCGCTGCGAGACGCCGGACATCTTGTCCACCCGCCCGTCCTCGCGCGCCTGGAAGGCGATCTCCTCGATGAGTTCCGCCATGAAGTCGGGCACGATCACCCCGGTGTCGCGCACCGCCTCCTGCGCGGTGATCTCCATGCCCTGCCGCACGTCGGTGGGGTAGTGGGTACGGATCTCCGAGCCGATGCGGTCCTTGAGGGGCGTGACGATCTTGCCGCGCGCCGTGTAGTCCTCGGGGTTGGCCGAGAAGACGAGCATCACGTCGAGTTCCAGCCGAATGGGGTAGCCCTTGATCTGGACGTCGCCCTCCTGAAGGATGTTGAACAGCGCCACTTGCACCTTGGGCGCGAGGTCGGCGAGCTCGTTCACCGCGAAGATGCCCCGGTTGGCGCGCGGCAGCAGGCCGAAGTGCATCGAGCGGGTGTCGCCGAGCGAGGTGCCCAGCCGCGCCGCTTTGATGGGGTCCACGTCGCCGATCAGGTCCGCGACCGTCACGTCGGGGGTGGCGAGCTTTTCCACGTAGCGGGCGTCACGCGGCAGCCAGCGGATGGGGAGCTCCAAGCCGTGGACTTCGAGCAGGTGACGGCCCTCCGCCCCGATGGGGTTGAGGGGATCGTCGGGCATGTCCACCCCGTCGATCACGGGCACGAACTCGTCGAGGAGGCCGGTGATCGCGCGCAGGATGCGGCTCTTGGCCTGACCGCGCAGGCCGAGCAGGATGAAGTTCTGGCGCGCGAGGAGCGCGTTGGTGAGCTGGGGGATAACGGTCTCGTCGTAGCCGATCACACCGGGGAAGAGGTCCTCGCCGCCCCGCAGCTTGCGCGTCAGGTTCTCGCGCACCTCGTCGTGGACGAGACGAACGCGACCGTCGAAGGGCGTGCGGCCCGCGTATTCCGGCGTCTGAAGCAGTTCTCCGAGCGTCCTGGCCCTCACCTGTCCCTGTACGGCAGTCATGATTGGGGGAAGCTAGCACGCACGTCTGGGCGCGAATGTGCGGCTGAGGGGAGAAAGGGAGGGTCGGCCCCTCTCAGGAGGACAGGTGGACCGAGGTGCTCGCGGCGGTCTGCTCGTCCTCCAGCACCTTGTAGGCGCACAGCGCCGCCAGGGCTGCGAGTTCCGCAGGAACGCCGCCGAGGGACAGCCCCACGTCCTTCCCGTCCACCACGCCGCCGATGCGTCCCTCCAGCCGGTCCCCGCTGCGGCGCAACTCCACGTCCTTGCCGCTGACGCGGCCCGAGAAGCGTCCGGTCATCCGGTCCCCGTCCGCGGTCAGGCGCACGTCGTCCCCGCCCACGCGCCCGCCCAGCCGCACGCGCGCCCCCTGCGGCGTGACTTCGCCGTCCACGTCGAACCCGGCGAAGGTGCCCCCGACGCGCCCGTCCACGTTCCCGCCATGCAGCGTCAGCGCGATGTCCCTGCCCTGGAAGGGCCCGCCGACGCGCCCGCGCAGCTTCTCCCCGTCCCAGTCCGCGCGCAGGTCGTAGCCCAGCCGCGGGCCCCCGATCCGTCCGTTCAATTCACCCATGCGCCCGGGTACGCTCTGCGCCGCACAGGAGTTGCCGCGGCACACTGGCCGGGTGCCTCGACCCGCCTGTCCCGCCGACGCCGACACCATCGCCCTTCACCGCTACCTGGACGAGGCCGACGCCGCCGAGCGCCCCACCTATGCCGCCTGGGTCGCCGACGCCCTGAGACGCGGCGTGTACGCCGGGTTTCTCGCCAGGGACGGAGGAGAGGTCGTCGCGGGCGCGGGCCTGACCCTGCTGGAGTGGGGCCCCACGCGCGGTGACCCCAGCCCCTACCGAGCCCGGATCGTCAACGTCTGGACGCACCCGGGGCACCGGCGGCGCGGCCTCGCCTGGACCCTCGTCACCCTCTGCCTGGACGCGGCCCGGGAGCGCGGCGTCACCCGGGTCGGCCTGGGCACGAGCGAGACGTCCCGCCCGCTGTACGAGGCGCTGGGCTTCCGGGCGAGCGGGACGGAGATGCACCTCAGGCTGGAAGACGTGCCCTTCTGAACGTGCCCCACCGCCCTCCCGGGTCCCCGACGCTACACTCCCCCCATGTACCGGGCGGTCATCGGCCTCGAAGTTCACCTGCAACTGCGCACGCGCACCAAAATCTTCAGCGCGTGCCCCGCCGACTACCACGGGGCCGAGCCCAATGCGTTCACCGACCCCCTCACCCTCGGGCTGCCGGGCACCCTGCCCACCCTCAACCGCGAGGCCGTCGAACTCGCCATGATGTTCGGCCTCGCCCTGGGCTGCGACGTGTCGGGGTTCACCCAGTTTCACCGCAAGAACTACTTCTACCCCGACGCGCCCAAAAACTTCCAGCTCTCGCAGTACGACCGCCCCATCGCGCGGGACGGGGTTCTGGAGGTGGGCGGGGGCCGCGTCCGCATCAAGCGCGCCCACCTGGAGGACGACGCCGGGAAGCTGCTGCACCCCACCTACGCCCCCTACAGCCTGCTCGACCTCAACCGCGCCGGGTCTCCTCTGATCGAGATGGTGACGGAGGCGGACATCCGGGGGGCGGAGCAGGCCCGCGCCTTCCTGGAGGCGGTGCAGGCCATCGCCCAGTCCCTGGGGGTCAGTGACGCCACGCCCGAGGAGGGCAAGATGCGCTGCGACGTGAACATCAGCGTCCACCACCCCGGCGAGCCCTGGGGCACCAAGGTGGAGGTCAAGAACCTCAACTCCTTCCGCTCGGTGGGGCGCGCCATCGAGTTCGAGGCGGCGCGGCAGGAGCGGGTGCTGAGCACGGGGGGCCGCGTCACCCAGGACACGCTGGGCTGGGACGAGGGGGGGGGCAAGACCTTCCTGATGCGCACCAAGGAGGGCGAGGCCGACTACCGCTATTTCCCCGAGCCCGACCTCCCGCCGCTGGACATCACGCCGGAGTGGGTCGAGCGCGTGCGGGCCCGGATGCCCGAGCTGCCCGCCCAGAAGCGCGAACGGCTGGTGCTCGCGGGCGTGCGCGAGAGCGACGCGGAGACGCTGAGCCTCAACGTCCCCCTGGGCCGCTTCTACGACGAGGCGCTGGCGAGCACGCCCGCCCCCGACGCCCAGAGGCTCGCCAACTGGCTGCTGACGGACGTGGCGGGGTTCCTGGCCGCACGGGAGGAGACGATCCGTGACACGGGCCTGAACCCCGCCCACCTCGCCGCCCTCGTGCGCCTGTTGGGTGCGGGCACGATTGGCGGACGGGTCGCCAAGGACCTTCTCGCCGACGTGATGGCGGGGCAGGACCCGGAGGCGCTCGTGCGCGAACGCGGCCTGAGCGTGGTGACCGACACCGGGGCCATCGACGCCGCCATCGACGCGGCGATGCGGGCCGACCCGGCGACCGTGGAGAAGGTGCGCGCCGGAAACGCCAAGGCGATGAACGCCCTGTTCGGCCCGGTGATGAAGGCGACCGGGGGCCAGGCCAAGCCGGAGGTCGTGCGCGAGCGGCTGCAAGCGAAGTTGGGGCTGTGAGGGGGGGCGGTAGGCTCTGCGCCGTCCGCCGTCCGCCTGGGTCCCCGGCGACGGGAGACGCCCCGTGACCCCGGCCCGCTGGCGCTCCGCCGCGCTCGCCGCCCTGACGGTCCAGGTGATGGGCCTGTTCGCCCTCGTCGCCTACGCCCTGTGGCGCGGGAATTTCTCGACGGGGGCGTGGTTCACGGCGGTGGAGGCGTTCTTGTCGGGGCTCGTGCTCGCGTGGTGGACGGCGGTGTTTCGGCGCTTCACGCGGGGGCGGGCGGTGGCCCCCGGCGACGGGGCGCTGCGGGCGCTGAGCCTCGCTTTTCCGTGGCTGACGTCCTTTCGGCTGGTGCTGTGGTTTCTGCTCCTGCTCAGCCTGGCGAACGGCGGGGCGCCCGAGGCGAACGGCGTCGCCCTGACGGCCCTGATGACGGTGTGGCCTGCGAGCATCCTGGCGGGGAACGCGGTGTACGGTACCCTCGCGCGCCTCGCGCCCCAGCCGGGGGACCCCCTGCGGCGCAAGCGGCTCGCCGACTGGCTCAACGTGGCCGCCGCGCTCAGCCTGGCGATGGCGGTGTTCAACGTGGTGCCCATCGCGGGCTTCAGCGACCGGCCCACCCTGGGCGCCCAGCTCGTCTACGGGCTGAGCGGCGCCCTGGACGTGCTCGCCACCCTGCTCGCCCTGCGCGCGGTGCAGGTGGCCCCGGCGGGCGAGGAGCGCTGAGCGGTAGCTAGTACTCGACCTTCGCCACGCTGCCCTGCCACGCGCGGAAGGCGGCCAGCGCCTCCTCGCGGCCCTCCTGGGTGGTCGGGAGCTGGCGCTCGGCGTGGGGTTTGGCAATCTCCCCGTAGATGAACTCGTCGGAAAAACCGATGGCGTCCGCGTCCGACTGGGTGCAGGCGTAGTGCAGGGCGCAGAGGCGGGCCCAGTAGATCGCGCCCAGGCACATCGGGCACGGCTCGCAGCTCGTGTAGATCTCGCAGTCGGAGAGGTGGAAGCGGCCCAGGAGCCGGATCGCCTCGACCTCGGCGTGGGCGGTGGGGTCGCTGTTCTGGGTCACGCGGTTGACGCCCGTGGCGACGATCTCGCCGTCCCGGACGATCACCGCGCCAAAGGGGCCGCCCTGCCCCTGCAACACGTTCTCCAGGGCCAGGCGGGCCGCCTCGCGCATGGGGGAGCTGGCGGGGAGGTCGGGGGTGGGAGTCGGGTCGGTCATGGGTCACCTTCCAGGTGGCCCGGGGAGCAAAGAGCGGGCCGCGCATGGTTGGTCGCCTGCGGCCCCGCTGGTTATCCATGCAGAACAGTGGGCGCCCCCAGGGTACGGCGGCGGCGGGGCGGGGACAAGCCGGGCCCCCCGCTCCCCAACATCCTCATTCCCGGCGAAGGGTATGCTGCGCGTCAGTCATGACTCAGGAAGACCTCAAGCACGGGCGCGGTTTGCCAGGGCCGCTGGTGTCGCTGGGCGACCTCGCGTGGGACGTGCTCGCCAAGCCCGACACCATGCTGATGGCCGGGGGCGACACCACCGGACGCCTCGAACTCTCGGGCGGCGGCTCGGCGGCCAACCTCGCCGTCTGGGCGAGCCGCGCCGGTTTCCCCTCCGCCTTTGTCGGCAAGATCGGGCGCGACCGCTTCGGCGAACTCGCCACCGCCGAACTGGAGGCCGAGGGCGTGACGGGCCACCTCGTCCTCAGTGACGAGCACCGCACGGGCGTCATCCTCGCCCTGATCGACCGCCGGGGCCAGCGCGCGATGCTCACCGGGCAGGGGGCGGACTGGGAGCTGCTGCCGGGGGAATTGCCGCGCGACCTTCTCGCGGGCGCCGGGCACCTGCACCTCACCGCCTGGAGCCTCTTTCGCGACCCGCCGCGGGGGGCCGCGCTGGAGGCCGCGCGGGTCGCCAAGGCGGGCGGGGCGACGCTGAGCCTCGATCCCGGCAGCTTCCAGATGATCGGGCAGATGGGGCGCGAGGATTTCCTGGAGATCGTGGACGCCGTGCCCTTCGACGTGATCTTCCCCAACGCCGACGAGGCCCACGCCATGAGCGGCTGCACCGACCCGGACCGGGCGCTGGGCTGGCTGCGCGGGCGCTACCCGCACGCCCTGGTGGTCCTCAAGCTCGACGAGGAGGGCGCCCTGCTGGAGGGGCCCGGTCAGCCCCGCACCCATGTCCCGGCGACCCGGGACCGCCTGATCGACGCGACCGGGGCGGGGGACGCCTTCGGGGGCGCCTTCCTGGCCGGGTGGCTGCGGCACGGGGACGCCGCGCAGGCCGCCCGCCTCGCCGTGCAGGTGGGCGGCTGGGTGGTCGCCCGCTTTGGGGCCCGGCCCCCTGCCGACGCCGACCTCGGGGCCCGGCTCGCCGCCTTCCGCCCGGAGGTGGGGGCGTGACGCGGCTGCAAGGGAAGGGCACGCCCCTGTGGGTGTGGCTGCTCCTGGTCCTCTTCATTCTCCTGCTGCTGGCGGCGGGCGGGGTCTTCGCCTTCCTGCGCAGCCTCACCGGCCCGGCGGGCGGGCAGGCGTACACGCTGGAGGTCAAGCCGGGGGACACCCTCCCGGCCATCGCCCGGCGGCTGGAGGCGCGCGGCATCGTGAAAAATGCCCGCGCCCTGCGCTTCGTGATGGACCGCAACGGCACGGCGGGGAGCCTCAAGGAGGGGCTCTACGACCTCAGCGGCACCATGAACGTCTATCAGGTCGCCGAGAAACTGGCGGGCCCCGCGCGCATCCCCACCGTCAGCGTCACCGTCCCCGAGGGGCGGCGAATTCAAGACATCCCGCCCATCTTCGAGAAGGCAGGCTTCGCGGCGGCGCAGGTACAGGCGGCCCTCAATGACGCTTCCCTGAGCCAGTACGCGCGGGGCAAGCAGAAGAACCTCGAGGGCTTCGTCTTCCCGGCCACGTACGAGTTCCGGGTGGGCGAGACGCCCAGGAGCGCCGTGCAGGAGATGGTGGCCCGGATGGAGCGGGAGTTCACCCCGGCGAACGTGGCCAAGGCCAAGGCGCTGGGCCTCGGCGTGCGCGACTGGGTGATCCTGGCGAGCATGGTGCAGGCCGAGGCCGCGAACGACGAGGAGATGCCGATCATCGCGGGGGTGTTTCTCAACCGCCTGCGGGACGGCATCAACCTGGGCAGCGACCCCACCGTCGCTTACGGGCTGGGCAAGGACCTCCCCGAACTCGACCGCAGCGCCGGGGACTTCACCAAGGACACGCCGTACTCGACCTACACCCGCCCGGGCCTGCCCGCCGGACCGATCAACAACCCCGGCCAGGCCGCCCTGCTGAGCGTCCTCTCGCCCGAGCGCAAGCTGGACGACGGGCGCGACGCCCTGTACTTCCTGCACGGGCTGAACGGCAAGATCTACGTCAACCACGACTACACCGCCCACCTGCGGGACATCGACCGTTACCGCTGAGGTGTCTGGCGCCGCCAGACGGCCCTGACACCTAGACTCGCCCCATGCCCTCCCGCGACTTCCTGGAACGGCGCAACGCCCTGTGGGCGCGGCTGCGCGAGTTGACTCCGGGCGCCCCCGACTTCGAGGCGACCCTCACCGAACTCTCCACCCTGATCGGCTGGGAGAGGGAGCGGGTGCTCGCCGGGCTGGGGTTGACGCCCGAGGACGCGCCGCCGCCGGGTGAGGAGCGGTCGTGAGCGCCGGAGGTGGCTCGGAGGTCGTTCCCTTCGACCTGGGGCGGATGTTCCTGGGGGACGTGCCGCCGCTCTTCTTGCTGGAGATCGTCTTCCGCACCGGGGTGATCTTCCTGTGGCTGGTCTTCTTGCTGCGGGTGACGGGCAAGCGCGGGCTGGCGCAGCTCAGTCCCCTCGAACTCGCCATCGTGATCGCGCTGGGGTCGGCGGCGGGGGACCCCATGTTCTACCCCGAGGTGCCGCTCCTCCACGCGATGCTGGTGCTCGCGCTCGTGGTGGGCTTTCAGCGGCTGCTCGCCTTTCTCGTCGTTCGGAGCGAGCGGGTCGAGACCTTCGTGGAGGGCACGCCCGTCGAACTCGTGCGGGGCGGGGTGATGGGGCGGGAGGCGCTGGGCCGCGCGGGCCTGAGCCGCGAGGACCTCTTCGAGCGGCTGCGGGCCCAGGGGGTGCGCCAGCTCGGGGAGGTGCAGCGCGCGTACTTCGAGCAAGACGGCAACCTCTCCGTCTTCCTGCACGGGGAAGGCGCCCCGGCGGGCCTCCCGGTCGTGCCGCCGTGGGACCTGGAACCCCCGAGGCGTCTCCCGGTCGGCGAGCGATACGCGGGCGAGGTCGCCTGCACGGGCTGCGGCACCCTCCTCACGCCGGAAGGTCCCCTGCCCCCCTGCCCGGGCTGCGGGTGCGACACCTGGACGCCCGCCACCACCGATCCGCTCGGCGGCGGCGGCGGAGCGCCCCAGGGCGGTGGGGGCAGCGGTCACGGCCCGCCCGGCATGGGCCCCGCCTGAGGCTCAGGCCTGCGCCCCGCGCGGCACCCACTGCGGCTCGGGCTCGATCTGCTCGGCGGGCGCCTTGCCCGGCTCCAGGCCGCTCGACCGCGCCGTCTGGAGGGGCGTGAGGCTCATCTCGCCCCGGCACTCGATCTGGCACGAGAGGCGGGCCGTGCCCAGGAGCCCCTTGTCCGCGAGCTTGTCGCGCTCGGCGACCGTCATGGTGTCCGGCTCGCCTTCTGAAAAGCTCACCCGGCAGGTCGTGCAGCGGGCCTGCCCCCCGCAGCGGTGCAGGATGTCCACCCCGCCCCGCTCCAGCGCCAGGACCAGCCGCTCGCCTTCCCGCCCTTCGATCATCCCGTACCCCTCGACCGTGATCTGCGTCATGGGTCAGGATGGCACGGGGAATGGGCCGGGGGAGGACACGACCCGCGACGCTCGGCCTCACCGGGTGGGGGAGGGAGGTGGGTGTGGGCCCGTCGGCAGCGCCTCAACGGGAGGCCGGGGGCTGGGAGAGCCGGGTCAGGGCCCGCTGCCCCGCGCGCACGTAGGCGCCCTGGCCGCTTTCCCTCCCGAAGGTGAGGTCCGCGACCGCCCGGCACGCGGCGAACCAGCGGGCGCGTTCCAGGGTGGGTCCGTCCACCGGGCCGTACGCCCCGAGGGCCGCGTGGAGCAGCGCGTCCCCGCCCCAGTGGAGGAGGCCGGAGAGGTCGCGCGCCGGGTCGCCCAGCGCGGCGTCGCTCCAGTCGATCACGCCCGTCACGTTGCCCCCCTCGTCGAGCAGGACGTGCTCGGCTGCGAGGTCGCCGTGGATGAGGCATCCGGCGACGTGCCCGGTGGGGGGCGGGTGGGCGAACACGTCCCGCCAGCGCCGCCCCACCTCCGGGGACACCTCCCCGCCGTCCACCGCGAGGGCGAGGTCACGGGACGCGTCGCGCGACCACTCTTCGAGCCGGGGGTCGTCGTCCTCCTCCACCCCGAGCGCGCGGGCCTCCCCCGCCGGGAGGTCGTGCAATCGGCGCAGAAAGGTGCCGAGGTCGTGTCCGATGACGGCGAACCCGGTGGGCCCGGTCTCCAGCAACAGGGCGGGCGTTCCCGCGAGCCTCGCGTAACCGGCGTAGGTCACGCCCGCGTCCGGGCGGGGCGGACGGACCACCCCGTCCACCGGGAGGGCCAGCGGGAGCCGGGGGGCCAGCCACGCCGTAAGCCTCGCCTCGGTCAGGAGGGCGGTGGCCGCGCCCGCGCGCTTCGGAAACCGGAAGACGTACTCCCCGCCGACATCGAACGCGAGGTGATCGGTCCCCTCCCCGAGCAGCGTGACGCCCAGGTGCGCCAGCTCGGGAAAATCCGCCCGGATGAGCGCCGCAGCCGTAGGCAGGTCGACCCTTCGTGCCGAGTCGGTCATGGGGAGAGGGTACAGGGGACCGGCCCCCATGACGAAGGCTCGGTCCTGGTCGGGGGCGCCGCCTAGGTCGAGGACCCGGACAGGAACTCGGCCAGGAGGTTGTTCACCCGCACGGGCTCGTCGCGCATGACCCAGTGGCTCGCGCGGGGCAGGCGCACCACCCGCACCCCCGGCACCCAGCGCTCCAGCCCGTCCGCGTGCTCGGGAAGAAGGGCCACGTCACGCTGGCCCCAGATCACCAGCGTGGGCACCCGCACCTGCCCCCCGGGCGCGCCCTTCCGGCGGACCTGCCGGGAGCGCCGCAGCGCCCGGTAGTAGTTGATCATGCCCGTCGCCGCACCCGGCTGGTCCCACGCCTGGCGGTACAGGCGCCGGTCTTCATCGGTGTAGGCCCGCGGGTTCGTGCCGCGGAGCGCCCACGCGCCGAAGCGGTGCAGGAACCGTTCGGGCAGCCAGGGGAGCTGGAAGAAGAAGATGTACCACGACCGCCGCCACTGCTCGGGCTTGCGGGCCACCTGCCGCGCCCGGGCCGGATGCGGCGCGTTGAGGATCACCAGCCGCCGCACGACCTCCGGCTGCCGGATCGCCAGCGCCCAGGCGACGATGCCGCCCCAGTCGTGGCCCACCACGTGCGCCCGCCCGCCCCCCAGCGCGCGGATCAGGGCCGCCACGTCCTCCTGGAGGGTGCCCACCCGGTAGGCGTCCACCCCGGGCGGCTTCTCGCTGAGGTTGTAGCCCCGCAGGTCGGGGGCGACCACCCGGAAGCCCGCGCGCGCGAGGGGCCCGATCTGCCGCTCCCACGACCGCCAGAACTCGGGAAAGCCGTGGAGCAGCACGACGAGGGGGCCCCGGGGATCGCCCGCCTCGACGTAGTGGAGGCGCACCCCGTTCACGACGATCTGCTGATGGGTCGGCATACCGGGCAGTCTTCCCGACGGGCGGGCGGGATCGGTGCGAGGAGGGGAAACGTTTCTTGACCTGGGCGGCATGACCTTTCCCGCCTCACCCCCCCGCCCGTTCGAGCCGCGTTCCGGGGGCGCCGGGGTCCGCTTCCCCCTCGCGCGGGAGCAGCCGCCACGCCCCCACGTCGAGCAGGCCGCGCGGGGTGAGCTTGAGGGCCGGAATGACGCTCAGGCCCAGGAAACTCAGGGTGGTGACGGGGTAGGGGAGGGTGCAGCCGAGCGACCGGACCGCCGCCGTCACCCCCGCGAGCCGGGCGGCGGCCTCGTCCGGGGGCAGGTCGCTCATCAGCCCCGCGAAGGGGAGGGGGAGATGAGCGCGCACCTCACCCCCCGCGACGACGACCACGCCGCCGCCGAGGTCCTCCAGGGCCCGGCCCGCCGCCCGGACGTCCGCGTCCGTGCCGCCGAGCACCGCGACGTGGTGGGCGTCGTGCAAGACGCTCACCGCCAGGGCGCCCCCCGTCATCCCCGTGCCCGAGGTCCAGCACGCCGCGTGTTCTCCCCGCCCGTAGCGGTCGGCGACGACGAGCCGCGCGTCCCCGGTGCCCGGCCTGCCCGCCCCGGTCGTGATCTGCCCCCGGCGCACCTCCATCACGGGCCAGTGACCGGGAACCTCGAAGGTCGCCCGGTCCCACCCCGGCCCGAGGTTCACCCCGCCGCCGGGCAGGGGTGGGGTGACGCCCCCGGCCCGCGCCTCCTGCCCGCCCACGAAGGTCTCCAGCACCTCGAAGCCCTGAAGGTCGCGCAACAGCACGAAGTCGGCGTGGTAGCCGGGCGCGACGAGTCCGAGGTCGTGCAGGCCCCAGTATTCGGCGGGGTTGCAGGTCACGAGCGCCACCGCGTCCGCGGGGTGGAGGCCGCCCGCCACGCACGCGCGCAGGAGGCGGTCGAGGTGCCCCAGCGTCAGCAGCTCGTCCACGCTCACGTCGTCGCTGACGAGCATGGCGCGGCGGGGGCGCTCACGGAGGACGGGGAGCAGGGCCTCCAGGTTCCGGGCCGCCGACCCCTCGCGGACCATCAGCCACAGCCCGGCGCGCAGCCGCTCGCCCGCCTCCTGCGGGGTGGTCGCCTCGTGGTCGGAGTGGACGCCCGCCGCCGCGTAGGCCATCAGGTCGCGGCCCGTGACGCCCGCCGCGTGGCCGTCCACCCTACGGCCCCGGCCCGCGCCCAGCACGTCCCAGACGCCGGGGTCGCCGCCGAGCACGCCGGGGTAGTTCATCAGCTCGGCGAGGCCCAGGACGCCGGGGAGGCGCAGGGCGGAGGCCACCTCCGCCGCGTCCATCCGCGCCCCGCCCCGCTCGAACTCGCTCGCGGGCACGCACGACGGCACCGAGGCGAAGACGCGCAGGCCCGACCCCCGCCCCGCCTCCAGCATCCAGGCGAGGCCG is from Deinococcus planocerae and encodes:
- a CDS encoding adenine deaminase, with translation MEAPEAGGERAGRERLVRVARGLEEGDLLVRGASVVQPATGEVFGADVLVAEGRVAALVGTGAGARAARTVEARGAFLAPGFMDAHVHIESSLLTPARFAGAVLPRGTTAVVAEPHEVVNVLGAPGLAWMLEAGRGSGLRVFASVPSCVPASEFERGGARMDAAEVASALRLPGVLGLAELMNYPGVLGGDPGVWDVLGAGRGRRVDGHAAGVTGRDLMAYAAAGVHSDHEATTPQEAGERLRAGLWLMVREGSAARNLEALLPVLRERPRRAMLVSDDVSVDELLTLGHLDRLLRACVAGGLHPADAVALVTCNPAEYWGLHDLGLVAPGYHADFVLLRDLQGFEVLETFVGGQEARAGGVTPPLPGGGVNLGPGWDRATFEVPGHWPVMEVRRGQITTGAGRPGTGDARLVVADRYGRGEHAACWTSGTGMTGGALAVSVLHDAHHVAVLGGTDADVRAAGRALEDLGGGVVVVAGGEVRAHLPLPFAGLMSDLPPDEAAARLAGVTAAVRSLGCTLPYPVTTLSFLGLSVIPALKLTPRGLLDVGAWRLLPREGEADPGAPGTRLERAGG